The Oncorhynchus masou masou isolate Uvic2021 unplaced genomic scaffold, UVic_Omas_1.1 unplaced_scaffold_761, whole genome shotgun sequence genome segment CTGGCTCGTCTCTAGGATAAACTGTATCACATGACCTGTCAAAAACATAGACAGGGTTTGTCCAATAAACTATAATATCTTTGGTCAATGGATCTGTGTTTTAACTCATTCAGTCACATGCAAATTAGTGGACAAAGAAACAAGCATTTCCTACATATTCAATCTTGGCACTTCTATTATCTGATTGGTTGGTCATGGTTGTTGTTTTTGATGTATTGACCTGATTGGTTGTTTTGGGTGTCAGACTGCCCGGGTACGGCCAGTGAGCAGGCAGGGAAGACGTCAGCATGTCAGGGTTGTCCCAACCAGAACCTCTGTTCCTCTGGAGCCACTAAAGCACCAGACCCAGGTAAagactcagtctctctgtctctgttctgccctgATCTTGATCTGGTGAATAACAGCACTACTGATTAGTCTGCAATTCCTTGTTTTCAATGTGTGTTtaatgcctctctctctttcctcactcactccctcactcactctctctcccccccccctccccgaccctctctctctccccctccctgaccctctctctctccccccctccccgaccctctctctctccccccctccccgaccctctctctctccccccctccccgaccctctctccctccctccctgcagccATAGAGGAGATAGCAGAGAAGATGTTAACAGTGAAACATAAGATCTTGGTCCTGTCAGGGAAAGGAGGAGTAGGGAAGAGCACCTTCAGCGCACATCTGGCCCACGCCCTGGCTAGTGACGCCACTAAAGAGGTAACACTtcaacatctctctccctctagctctctgTTCTCCACTCGTTTGTTaggtctctttctcccccccccctcttttctctctctctctcttctccctctctcgtgtGGGAAGGTCACCCAGATAGCTGACGACAGTTGGTGTGATCAGAGGAGAAGCTTAGGTCCGTCCGATCAGACCACGTCGTACCGTTAAAACACATTATATCACAGGTTTTCATTCAACTGtcaatgaaataaaataaataaatacataaaagcTGAATAAAACACTCTCACTGCCTCTACCTGGTGAAGTCTGCAATCACTCTCTTCAGTTAACATACCCACTCTGTGTCATCGTCAAACTAAACCTTTCCGTGGGTTTTGTCTCCCCCTGGTGGTCACAAATGGAACATTGGCTGAAAGCTGTAGCTCGACTCAGTGCTGCCTCTCTGTGGCCAGATGAGGGTATGACGGCTGGATAACGTGTTAATGCACTGGCTAAGTGATACCCGCTAAATCTGCTGTCTGAGGAGATGTTCTACAccataacctgtgtgtgtgtgtgtgtgtgtgtgtgtgtgtgtgtgtgtgttttctccagGTTGCTCTCCTAGATGTGGACATCTGTGGTCCGTCCATCCCCAGGATCATGGGTCTGGAGGGAGAGCAGGTAGCAggattgtctctctgtctctctcctcgtgTTATATGGTCATGTGATTGATATCCTCTCTGCTATTGGTCAGATCCCTATCTCGATGCTGTTTTGGTGTTTCAATAAGAtgtaccgttcaaaagttttgggagtcacttagaaatgtcctttaaaaataaaataaaaaacactttgttttgggggggggggtccatttTAAATTAACATCCcaagttgatcagaaatacagtgtagacattgttaatgttgtaaattactattgtagctggaaacgacagATATTTTTATGGAAagtctacataggtgtacagaggcccattatcagcaaccatcactactgtgttccaatggcacgttgtgttagctaatccaagtttatcattttaaaaggataattgatcattagaaaacccttctgCAATTATATTAGCCCAGCCTAAAAACTGTTGTTcttgatttaaagaagcaatgaaactggcctttagactagttgagtatctggagcatcagcatttgtgggttcgattacaggctcaaaatgtccagaaacaaagaccattcttctgaaactctattcttgttctgagaaatgaaggatattccatgtgagaaattgccaagaaactgaagatctggtacaactcTGTGTACAACTCTCTTCAcggagaaactgaagatctcttcACAAGAAACACATTTAAATCCATTTGTAGATGCATCTCCACaagatatatttttatttttatttaacgaggcaagtcagttaagaacaaattcttattttcaatgacggcctaggaacagtgggttaactgccttgttcaggggcagaacgacagatatttaacctctaaccactaggctactctgccgcctcaGATAGTGATCGGATCGTCTCGATCGGATGACGATAACCACATGTTAAAAGGTGTAACCGTGGCGAGAGAGCAAGGTGGAGAAACCCACTCATAgatgagtaaaagtaaagatacctaatAGAAACTGACTCAAAGtgaaagtgtctgtctgtctctctctctctctgtctgtgtctctgtctctctgtctctctgtctgtctctctctctctgtgtctgtctctctgtctctgtgtctgtctctctctctctgtgtctgtctctctctctctgtgtctgtctctctctctctgtgtctgtctctctctctctgtgtctgtctctctctctctgtgtctgtctctctctctctctgtgtctgtctctctctctctgtgtctgtctctctctgtgtctgtctctctctctgtgtctgtctctctctctgtctctctgtctgtctctctgtctgtctctctctctctttgtgtgtctctctctttgtgtgtctctctctttgtgtgtctctctctctgtctctctctctgtctctctctctctttgtgtgtctctctctttgtgtgtctctctctctctctctgtctctctctctctgtctctctctctctctttgtgtgtctctctctttgtgtgtctctctctgtctctctctctctctctctgtgtctctctctcttttgtgtgtctctctctctctctctctctgtgtctctctctctctttgtgtgtctctctgtctctctgtctgtaggtccaTCAGAGTGGTTCTGGCTGGTCTCCTGTGGTGAGTCTGTCTTCAATAGAATAGGAATAGTtcaatgtttgttttctttctttttaataTATCAGTTTATTAGTTGtgttccagtatgtagaggataacctgtgtgtgtgtgtgtgtgtgtgtgttccagtatgtagaggataacctgtgtgggtgtgtgtgttccagtatgtagaggataacctgtgtgtgtgtgtgtgtgtgtgtgtgttccagtatgtagaggataacctgtgtgtgtgtgtgtgtgtgtgtgtgtgtgtgtgtgtgtgtgtgtgtgtgtgtgtgtgtgtgtgtgtgtgtgtgtgtgttccagtatgtagaggataacctgtgtgtgtgtgtgtgttccagtatgtagaggataacctgtgtgtgtgtgtgtgttccagtatgtagaggataacctgtgtgtgtgtgtgtgtgttccagtatgtagaggataacctgtgtgtgtgtgtgtgttccagtatgtagaggataacctgtgtgtgtgtgtgtgtgtgtgttccagtatgtagaggataacctgtgtgtgtgtgtgtgtgtgttccagtatgtagaggataacctgtgtgtgtgtgtgtgtgttccagtatgtagaggataacctgtgtgtgtgtgtgtgtgttccagtatgtagaggataacctgtgtgtgtgtgtgtgtgtgtgtgtgtgtgtgtgtgttccagtatgtagaggataacctgtgtgtgtgtgtgttccagtatgtagaggataacctgtgtgtgtgtgtgtgttccagtatgtagaggataacctgtgtgtgtgtgtgtgttccagtatgtagaggataacctgtgtgtgtgtgtgtgtgtgtgtgtgtgtgtgtgtgtgtgttccagtatgtagaggataacctgtgtgtgttccagtatgtagaggataacctgtgtgtgtgttccagtatgtagaggataacctgtgtgtgtgttccagtatgtagaggataacctgtgtgtgtgtgtgtgtgtgttccagtatgtagaggataacctgtgtgtgtgtgtgtgtgttccagtatgtagaggataacctgtgtgtgtgtgtgtgtgtgtgtgtgtgtgttccagtatgtagaggataacctgtgtgtgtgtgtgttccagtatgtagaggataacctgtgtgtgtgtgtgtgttccagtatgtagaggataacctgtgtgtgtgtgtgtgttccagtatgtagaggataacctgtgtgtgtgtgtgtgtgtgtgtgtgtgtgttccagtatgtagaggataacctgtgtgtgttccagtatgtagaggataacctgtgtgtgtgttccagtatgtagaggataacctgtgtgtgtgttccagtatgtagaggataacctgtgtgtgtgtgtgtgtgtgtgtgtgtgtgttccagtatgtagaggataacctgtgtgtgtgtgtgtgtgttccagtatgtagaggataacctgtgtgtgtgtgtgtgtgttccagtatgtagaggataacctgtgtgtgtgtgtgtgttccagtatgtagaggataacctgtgtgtgtgtgtgtgtgtgttccagtatgtagaggataacctgtgtgtgtgttccagtatgtagaggataacctgtgtgtgtgtgtgtgttccagtatgtagaggataacctgtgtgtgtgttccagtatgtagaggataacctgtgtgtgtgttccagtatgtagaggataacctgtgtgtgtgtgtgtgttccagtatgtagaggataacctgtgtgtgtgtgtgtgtgtgtgtgttccagtatgtagaggataacctgtgtgtgtgtgtgtgtgtgtgtgtgtgtgttccagtatgtagaggataacctgtgtgtgtgtgtgtgttccagtatgtagaggataacctgtgtgtgtgtgtgtgtgtgtgtgtgtgtgtgtgtgttccagtatgtagaggataacctgtgtgtgtgtgtgttccagtatgtagaggataacctgtgtgtgtgttccagtatgtagaggataacctgtgtgtgtgtgtgttccagtatgtagaggataacctgtgtgtgtgtgtgtgtgtgtgtgtgtgtgtgtgtgtgtgtgttccagtatgtagaggataacctgtgtgtgtgtgttccagtatgtagaggataacctgtgtgtgtgtgttccagtatgtagaggataaccTGGCGGTCATGTCTATTGGCTTCCTACTCAGCAGTCCTGATGATGCTGTTATCTGGAGAGGACCCAAGAAGAACggtacccgtgtgtgtgtgtgtgtgtgtgtgtgtgtgtgtgtgtgtgtgtgtgtgtgtgtgtgtgtgtgtgtgtttagctgaTACATACTTGTCTGACCTCCAGGGAACttcctggataaataaagattaACATTACAGgctattataaaaaataaataaatcaagtgTGACTGATGATGATAAGATGTTGACTTTAATTGGTTATTGTCTGTGAGGCTGTGATCTGATTGGCTGTGGTGGTGCTTCACTTCCTGTCAGGGATGATCAAACAGTTCCTGCGAGATGTCGATTGGGGGGAACTGGATTACCTCATCGTGGACACGCCCCCCGGCACCTCTGACGAACACCTGTCTATCGTCCAGTACCTTAGCTCCGCCCACATCGACGGAGccgtcatcatcaccaccccgCAGGTAACTACGGCGACTACGGCTCACTAGAGAGAACAACTAGGTAGCTAAGGCACGTCGCTATGGCAACCGGGAAGCTACATCATGTTTCTGTTGTAACCGCGGCAACCAGgtaatttttatatatataacgGATGTTGTTTTGACCTTTGCTCTATGTTATGGCCTTGTGGTCAGATCAATCATaaatgactgactgtctggttagATGGGTCGTTAAACCAGGACTGTATGGGTCGTTAAACCAGGACTGACTGGGTTGTTAAACCCAGACTGTATGGGTCGTTAAACCAGGACTGTATGGGTCGTTAAACCAGGACTGACTGGGCCGTTTAACCAGgactgtctgggtggtttaaccagGACTGACTGGGTCGTTAAACCAGGACTGACTGGGTGGTTTAACCAGGACTGACTGGGTGGTTTAACCAGGACTGACTGGGTGGTTTAACCAGGACTGACTGGGTGGTTTAACCAGGACTGACTGGGTGGTTTAACCAGGACTGACTGGGTGGTTTAACCAGGACTGACTGGGTGGTTTAACCAGGACTGACTGGGTGGTTTAACCAGGACTGACTGGGTGGTTTAACCAGGACTGACTGGGTGGTTTAACCAGGACTGACTGGGCGGTTTAACCAGGACTGACTGGGTGGTTTAACCAGGACTGACTGGGTGGTTTAACCAGGACTGACTGGGTGGTTTAACCAGGACTGACTGGGTGGTTTAACCAGGACTGACTGGGTGGTTTAACCAGGACTGACTGGGTGGTTTAACCAGGACTGACTGGGtggtttaaccaggacattagcctgtctggtggggttatgacagggtagtttaaccaggacattagcctgtctggtggggttatgacagggtagtttaaccaggacattagcctgtctggtggggttatgacagggtagtttaaccaggacattagcctgtctggtggggttatgacagggtagtttaaccaggacattagcctgtctggtggggttatgacagggtagtttaaccaggacattagcctgtctggttagatgggtggggttatgaatcaaatcaaaatcaaatcaaatttatttatatagcccttcgtacatcagctgatatctcaaagtgctgtacagaaacccagcctaaaaccccaaacagctagcaatgcaggtgtagaagcacggtggctaggaaaaactccctagaaaagccaaaacctaggaagaaacctagagaggaaccaggctatgtggggtggccagtcctcttctggctgtgccgggtagagattataacagaacatggccaagatgttcaaatgttcataaatgaccagcatggtcgaataataataaggcagaacagttgaaactggagcagcagcacggccaggtggactggggacagcaaggagtcatcatgtcaagtagtcctggggcatggtcctagggccgcggttcagttgaaactggagcagcagcacggccaggtggactggggacagcaaggagtcatcatgtcaggtagtcctggggcatggtcctagggctcaggtcctccgagagagagaaggagagaattagagaacgcacacttagattcacacaggacaccgaattggacaggagaagtactccagatataacaaactgaccccagcccccgacacataaactactgcagcataaatactggaggctgagacaggaggggtcaggagacactgtggccccacccgaggacaccccggacagggccaaacaggaaggatataaccccacccactatgccaaagcacagcccccacaccactggagggatatcttcaaccaccaacttaccatcctgagacaaagctgagtatagcccgcaaagatctccgccacggcacaacccaagggggggcgccaacccagacaggatgaccacatcagtgaatcaacccactcaggtgacgcaccccctcagggacggcatgagagagccccagcaagccagtgactcagcccctgtaatagggttagaggcagagaatcccagtggaaagaggggaaccggccaggcagagacagcaagggtggttcgttgctccagagcctttccgttcaccttcccactcctgggccagactacactcaatcatatgacccactgaagagatgagtcttcagtaaagacttaaaggttgagaccgagtttgcgtctctgacatgggtaggcagaccgttccataaaaatggagctctataggagaaagccctgcctccagctgtttgcttagaaattctagggacaattaggaggcctgcgtcttgtgaccgtagcgtacgtgtaggtatgtacggcaggaccaaatcagagagataggtaggagcaagcccatgcaatgctttgtaggttagcagtaaaaccttgaaatcagtccttgctttgacaggaagccagtgtagggaggctagcactggagtaatatgatcaaatttttggttctagtcaggattctagcagccgtatttagcactaactgaagtttatttagtgctttatccgggtagccggaaagtagagcattgcagtagtctaacctagaagtgacaaaagcatggattaatttttctgcatcatttttggacagaaagtttctgatttttgcaatgttacgtagatggaaaaaagctgtccttgaaatggtcttgatatgttcttcaaaagagagatcagggtccagagtaacgccgaggtccttcacagttttatttgagatgactgtacaaccattaagattaattgtcagattcaacagaagatctctttgtttcttgggacctagaacaagcatctctgttttatccgagtttaaaagtagaaagtttgctgccatccacttccttatgtctgaaacacatgcttctagcgagggcaatttaatataataatataataataataattttggggcttcaccatgtttcattgaaatgtacagctgtgtatcatccgcatagcagtgaaagttaacattatgttttcgaataacatccccaagaggtaaaatatatagtgaaaacaacagcggtcctaaaacggaaccttgaggaacaccgaaatttacagttgatttgtcagaggacaaaccatccacagagacaaactgatatctttccgacagataagatctaaaccaggccagaacttgtccgtgtagaccaatttgggtttccaatctctccaaaagaatgtggtgatcgatggtatcaaaagcagcactaaggtctaggagcacgaggacagatgcagagcctcggtccgatgccattaaaatgtcatttaccaccttcacaagtgccgtctcagtgctatgatggggtctaaaaccagactgaagcatttcatatacattgtttgtcttcaggaaggcagtgagttgctgagcaacagccttttctaagatttttgagaggaatggaagattcgatataggccgatagttttttatattttctgggtcaaggtttggctttttcaagagaggctttattactgccacttttagtgagtttggtacacatccggtggatagagagccgtttattatgttcaacataggagggccaagcacaggaagcagctctttcagtagtttagttggaatagggtccagtatgcagcttgaaggtttagaggccatgattattttcatcattgtgtcaagagatatagtactaaaacacttgagcgtctctcttgatcctaggtccacgcagagttgtgcagactcaggacaactgagctttgaaggaatacgcagatttaaggaggagtctgtaatttgctttctaataatcataattttttcctcaaagaagttcatgaatttatcactgctaaagtgaaagtcatcctctcttggggaatgctgctttttagttagctttgcgaccgtatcaaaaaggaattttggattgttcttattgtcctcaattaagttagaaaaataggatgatcgagcagcagtaagggctcttcggtactgcacggtactgtctttccaagctagacggaagacttccagtttggtgtggcgccatttccgttccaattttctggaagcttgcttcagagctcgggtattttctgtgtaccagggagctagtttcttatgagaaatgtttttagtttttaggggtgcaactgcatctagggtattgcgcaaggttaaattgagttcctcagttaggtggtcaaccgatttttgtcctctggtgtcattgggtagacagagggaatctggaaggacatcaaggaatctttgtgttgtctgtgaatttatagcacgacttttgatgttccttggttggggtctgagcagattatttgttgcaattgcaaacgtaataaaatggtggtccgatagtcctggattatgaggaaaaacattaagatccacaacatttattccatgggacaaaactaggtccagcgtatgactgtgacagtgagtgggtccagagacatgttggacaaaacccactgagtcgatgatggctccgaaagccttttggagtgggtctgtggacttttccatgtgaatattaaagtcaccaaagattagaatattatctgctatgactacaaggtccgataggaattcagggaactcagtgaggaacgctgtatatgacccaggaggcctgtaaacagtagctataaaaagtgattgagtaggctgcatagatttcatgactagaagctcaaaagacgaaaacgtcatttttttttttgtaaattgaaatttgctatcgtaaatgttagcaacacctccgcctttgcgggatgcacggggatatggtcactagtgtagccaggaggtgaggcctcatttaacacagtaaattcatcaggcttaagccatgtttcagtcaggccaatcacatcaagattatgatcagtgattagttcattgactataattgcctttgaagtaagggatctaacattaagtagccctattttgagatgtgaggtatcatgatctctttcaataatgacaggaatggaggtggtctttatcctagtgagattgctaaggcgaacaccgccatgtttagttttgcgcaacctaggtcgaggcacagacacggtctcaatggtgatagctgagctgactacactgactatgctagtggcagactccactatgcttgcaggctggctaacagcctgctgcctggcctgcaccctatttcattgtggagctagaggagttagagccctgtctatgttggtagataagatgagagcacccctccagcttggatggagtccgtcactcctcagcaggtcaggcttggtcctgtttgtggatgagtcccaaaaagagggccaattatctacaaattctaacttttcggaggggcagaaaacagttttcaaccagcgattgagttgtgagactctgctgtagagctcatcactccccctaactgggagggggccagagacaattactcgatgccgacacatctttctagctgatttacacgcagaagctatgttgcgcttggtgatctctgactgtttcatcctaacatcgttggtgccgacgtggataacaatatctctatactctctacactcgccagttttagctttagccagcaccatcttcagattagcttTAACggcggtagccctgccccccggtaaacagtgtatgatcgctggatgattcgttttaagtctaatactgcgggtaatggagtcgccaatgactagagttttcaatgtgtcagagctaatggtgggaagcttcggcgtctcagaccccgtaacgggaggagtagagaccagagaaggctcggcctctgactccgactcgctgcttaatggggaaaaccggttgaaagtttctgtcggctgaatgagcgacaccggttgagcgttcctacagcatttccctccagaaaccgtgagaaagttgtccggctgcggggactgtgccaggggatttatactactatctgtacttgctggtggcacagacgctgtttcatcctttcctacactgaaattacccttgcctaacgattgcgtctgaagccgggcttgtagcacagctatcctcgccgtaaggcgagtacagcgactgcaattagaaggcatcatgttaatgttactacttagcttcgggtgttggaggtcctgacgaatcgtgtccagataaagcgtccggagtgaaaaagttgtgggtggaaaaaaaaatatatatatatatgtgtgtgtgtgtgtataacaacagtaattaaaaagtaaaaaccgtaaaattgtcaggtagcaaaataggttggcaacaaaacgcacagcacagcaactcgaaaacaggtctgcaagttgtgaccggaagtCAATCACTGTTTGATggggtagtttaaccaggacattagcctgtctggtggggttatgacagggtagtttaaccaggacattagcctgtctggtggggttatgacagggtagtttaaccaggacattagcctgtctggtggggttatgacagggtagtttaaccaggacattagcctgtctggtggggttatgacagggtagtttaaccaggacattagcctgtctggtggggttatgacagggtagtttaaccaggacattagcctgtctggtggggttatgacagggtagtttaaccaggacattagcctgtctggttagatgggtggggttatgacagggtagtttaaccaggacattagcctgtctggttagatgggtggggttatgacagggtagtttaaccaggacattagcctgtctggtggggttatgacagggtagtttaaccaggacattagcctgtctggttgggttatgacagggtagtttaaccaggacattagtCTGTCTGGTtgggttatgacagggtagtttaaccaggacattagcctgtctggtggggttatgacagggtagtttaaccaggacattagcctgtctggtggggttatgacagggtagtttaaccaggacattagcctgtctggtggggttatgacagggtagtttaaccaggacattagcctgtctggttagatgggtggggttatgacagggtagtttaaccaggacattagcctgtctggtggggttatgacagggtagtttaaccaggacattagcctgtctggtggggttatgac includes the following:
- the LOC135537384 gene encoding cytosolic Fe-S cluster assembly factor nubp1; amino-acid sequence: MADIPSDAPQHCPGTASEQAGKTSACQGCPNQNLCSSGATKAPDPAIEEIAEKMLTVKHKILVLSGKGGVGKSTFSAHLAHALASDATKEVALLDVDICGPSIPRIMGLEGEQVHQSGSGWSPVYVEDNLAVMSIGFLLSSPDDAVIWRGPKKNGMIKQFLRDVDWGELDYLIVDTPPGTSDEHLSIVQYLSSAHIDGAVIITTPQEVSLQDVRKEIRFCQKVQLPIIGVVENMSGFVCPKCKNTSQIFPPTTGGAERMCEEMNLTLLGRVPLDPRIGKSCDEGKSFLTEVPDSPAAAAYHSIVQSIQAYCLSHVTREESAG